From a region of the Methylocystis hirsuta genome:
- a CDS encoding type II toxin-antitoxin system VapC family toxin, which produces MNLADVNVLVEAFRADAPRHVHCRRWLDDAFDSRAPFAVSRLVLSAVVRVTTSTRFYQSPSSLDEAFGFCADILMQHNCRLVEPGDGHWRIFERLCLETKTRGPMVTDAWFAALAIEWDCEWVTLDRDFARFPGLRWRMP; this is translated from the coding sequence TTGAATCTCGCCGACGTCAATGTGCTCGTAGAGGCGTTTCGAGCCGACGCGCCTCGTCACGTACATTGTCGGAGATGGCTTGATGACGCCTTCGATAGCCGCGCGCCGTTTGCTGTATCACGCCTCGTTTTGAGCGCAGTCGTGCGGGTTACAACCAGCACGAGGTTCTATCAATCGCCGAGTTCCCTTGACGAGGCATTCGGCTTTTGCGCGGACATTCTCATGCAGCACAATTGTCGTCTAGTCGAGCCAGGCGACGGCCATTGGCGAATTTTTGAGCGCCTCTGCCTCGAGACGAAGACGCGCGGACCCATGGTGACGGACGCCTGGTTCGCTGCGCTCGCCATCGAGTGGGATTGCGAGTGGGTCACACTTGATCGCGACTTTGCGCGCTTTCCGGGTCTGCGATGGCGGATGCCTTAA
- a CDS encoding TIR domain-containing protein, which produces MSDRRFDVALSFPGEHRPFVKEVARRLSEIFSQDRVLYDHYYEAEFARPNLDIYLPSLYRTQSELVILFLCPEYAAKRWCNLEWRHIRDMLSSIDEKRIMFLRYGYEGDLTELGILRGDGTINFKERPPEEIAEKIHERFIFNGGLINRREPDPSQSTPNRFDISRIDSYAPENLIGREAETKIIDGAWAAAVRGEAKRPRVLSFIAMGGEGKTSLVADWAVRKQIDGWSDCDAAFAWSFYSQGTRNNYAGDSDLFLADALKFFGGETKEGEGAVEKAKRLARLIGEKRALLIIDGLEPLQYPPTWSPPGELKDDGSVA; this is translated from the coding sequence ATGTCGGACCGCCGATTTGATGTTGCGCTCTCATTCCCAGGCGAACACCGGCCGTTCGTCAAAGAGGTAGCGCGGCGTCTTTCCGAGATTTTTTCGCAAGATCGGGTGCTCTACGACCACTATTACGAAGCCGAATTCGCGCGGCCCAATCTCGATATCTATTTACCAAGCCTCTATCGCACGCAGTCCGAACTCGTCATTCTATTCCTTTGTCCGGAATACGCCGCCAAGCGCTGGTGCAATCTTGAATGGCGGCATATTCGCGACATGCTGTCGTCAATCGACGAAAAACGCATCATGTTCTTGCGCTACGGCTATGAAGGCGACCTGACGGAGCTAGGAATATTGCGCGGCGACGGCACGATCAATTTTAAGGAACGCCCGCCAGAAGAAATCGCCGAAAAAATTCACGAACGATTCATCTTCAACGGCGGCCTGATCAATAGGCGAGAGCCGGACCCGTCTCAGTCTACGCCCAATCGCTTCGACATCTCCCGCATCGACAGCTACGCGCCGGAAAATCTCATCGGGCGCGAGGCGGAAACGAAGATCATCGACGGCGCATGGGCTGCCGCTGTTCGCGGGGAGGCAAAGCGACCGCGCGTGCTTAGCTTCATCGCGATGGGCGGCGAGGGCAAGACCTCGCTCGTCGCTGACTGGGCCGTGCGAAAACAAATTGACGGCTGGTCGGATTGTGACGCGGCTTTCGCCTGGTCCTTCTATAGTCAGGGAACGCGCAACAATTACGCCGGCGATTCCGATCTCTTTCTCGCCGACGCGCTGAAATTCTTCGGCGGCGAGACAAAGGAGGGCGAAGGCGCCGTCGAAAAGGCGAAACGCCTCGCAAGACTGATCGGCGAAAAGCGCGCGCTGCTCATTATCGACGGGCTGGAGCCGCTGCAATATCCGCCGACATGGTCCCCGCCGGGAGAACTCAAGGACGATGGCAGCGTTGCTTAA
- the thiC gene encoding phosphomethylpyrimidine synthase ThiC, with amino-acid sequence MNIHDKRMPASVTTGPIGKSRKVYSSPKERDDIRVPCREIALDPSSGEPPLRVYDPSGRYTCASFTPDLSAGLPSARPWLATRAGLETYQGRGVKPEDNGFAEGERLVPPCPAARRLYRAAGAQPVTQLEFARAGIVTEEMIYVAHRENLCRERALEVAKERIADGESFGAALPEFVTPEFVREEIARGRAIIPANVNHPELEPVIIGRNFLVKVNANIGNSAVTSSVADEVEKMVWAIRWGADTVMDLSTGRNIHNIRDWIIRNASVPIGTVPIYQALEKVGGDALKLDWEVFKDTLIEQAEQGVDYFTIHAGVRLAYVPLTANRVTGIVSRGGSIMARWCLSKHKESFLYERFDEICDIMRKYDVSFSLGDGLRPGCNVDANDAAQFAELETLGELTKIAWDKGCQTMIEGPGHVPMHKIKANMDKQLKVCGEAPFYTLGPLVTDIAPGYDHITSGIGAAMIGWFGTSMLCYVTPKEHLGLPDRDDVKTGVITYRIAAHAADLAKGHPAARERDDAMSRARFDFRWEDQFEIGLDPDTAREFHDETLPKEAHKVAHFCSMCGPKFCSMQITRDLREEAKEIERQKGMAEKSAEFLEKGASIYVEAK; translated from the coding sequence ATGAACATCCACGACAAGCGTATGCCGGCGAGCGTCACCACCGGGCCGATCGGAAAATCCCGCAAGGTCTATTCCTCGCCGAAGGAACGCGACGACATTCGCGTGCCTTGCCGCGAAATCGCGCTCGATCCATCCTCGGGCGAGCCGCCGCTTCGGGTCTACGACCCGTCAGGACGCTATACCTGCGCATCCTTCACGCCCGACCTTTCGGCGGGGCTGCCCTCGGCGCGTCCCTGGCTCGCGACGCGCGCCGGTCTCGAAACCTACCAGGGACGTGGCGTCAAGCCCGAAGACAATGGTTTCGCCGAAGGCGAGCGCCTCGTGCCGCCATGCCCGGCCGCGCGCAGGCTTTATCGGGCGGCCGGCGCGCAGCCCGTCACTCAGCTTGAGTTCGCGCGCGCCGGGATCGTCACGGAAGAGATGATCTATGTCGCGCATCGCGAGAACCTTTGCCGCGAGCGCGCGCTCGAGGTCGCGAAAGAGCGCATCGCCGACGGCGAGAGCTTTGGCGCCGCCCTTCCAGAATTCGTCACGCCCGAATTCGTGCGCGAGGAAATCGCGCGCGGCCGCGCCATCATTCCGGCGAATGTCAATCACCCCGAGCTCGAACCGGTCATCATCGGCCGCAACTTCCTGGTTAAGGTCAACGCCAACATCGGCAACTCGGCCGTCACCTCGTCCGTTGCGGATGAGGTCGAAAAGATGGTGTGGGCGATCCGCTGGGGCGCCGACACGGTGATGGACCTCTCAACCGGCCGCAACATTCACAACATCCGCGACTGGATCATCCGTAATGCAAGCGTGCCGATCGGCACCGTGCCGATCTATCAGGCGCTGGAAAAGGTGGGCGGCGATGCGCTCAAGCTCGACTGGGAAGTTTTTAAAGACACGCTGATCGAGCAGGCGGAGCAGGGCGTGGATTACTTCACCATCCATGCCGGCGTGCGCCTCGCCTATGTGCCGCTGACCGCCAATCGCGTCACCGGCATCGTCTCGCGCGGCGGCTCGATCATGGCGCGCTGGTGCCTGTCGAAGCACAAGGAGAGCTTCCTTTACGAACGCTTCGACGAGATCTGCGACATCATGCGCAAATATGACGTGTCCTTTTCGCTCGGCGACGGTCTGCGTCCCGGCTGCAACGTCGACGCCAATGACGCGGCGCAATTCGCGGAGCTGGAGACGCTTGGCGAATTGACGAAGATCGCCTGGGACAAGGGCTGTCAGACGATGATCGAAGGCCCCGGCCATGTGCCGATGCACAAGATCAAAGCCAATATGGACAAGCAGCTGAAAGTCTGCGGCGAGGCGCCGTTCTATACGCTCGGCCCGCTCGTCACCGACATCGCGCCGGGCTACGATCACATCACCTCAGGCATCGGCGCGGCGATGATCGGTTGGTTCGGCACGTCGATGCTGTGTTACGTCACGCCTAAAGAGCACCTCGGCCTGCCGGACCGCGACGACGTCAAGACCGGCGTCATCACCTATCGCATCGCGGCGCACGCCGCCGATCTCGCCAAGGGCCATCCGGCGGCGCGCGAACGCGACGACGCGATGAGCCGCGCGCGTTTCGACTTCCGCTGGGAGGATCAGTTCGAGATCGGACTTGATCCCGACACGGCGCGCGAATTCCACGATGAGACGCTGCCGAAAGAGGCGCATAAGGTGGCGCATTTCTGCTCGATGTGCGGACCGAAATTCTGCTCGATGCAGATCACCCGCGATCTGCGCGAAGAGGCAAAAGAGATCGAACGCCAAAAGGGCATGGCCGAAAAGAGCGCGGAGTTTTTGGAAAAGGGCGCCAGCATATACGTCGAGGCGAAGTAG
- a CDS encoding cation-translocating P-type ATPase: MRNFNLHGLTSEEAERRLAEFGPNEQPRAPPPGIFAIALRTLKEPMFFLLASAALLYLFVGDLGEGLFMVAGAGASITLVVLQELRTERALQALNRLAEPTATCLRDGVERRIPARDLVPGDVILVGEGERAPADALLIGGDALVVDESLLTGESAPVTKTLASEDRSAEFPDPGGEHTPFLFAGTMIARGSGLAEVVRTGARTAMGRLGASLAAIEAEPSPLQQRTGRLVATLGAFALIFCVLVFLAYWRVQGDWFEGAIAGITLAIDLLPEEFPMVLAIFLALGAFRLARRNVLVRRTSVTETLGSTSILCVDKTGTLTQNRMRVAFAISESDQAIDAPLADAGRRMLVRVALRASSANPVDPMDRAVHAFAAEAGVASEAVPLCSFPIRPDLLAFIQCWRDESGESYAAKGAPEAIFKLARVSDEERARLQTKIDDLAHRGLRVLGVATTAPLPQAPPPEAASFNFIGLLAFEDPLREDVPAAVAAARRAGVAVAMITGDYPATALAIARQAGINCEAGVLTGAEIAATPNELRPEKIRNMRVFARVTPTSKLALVEAFKADGHIVAMTGDGVNDGPALAAAHIGIAMGQRGSDVAREAAHIVLLDDSFASIVAGVALGRRIFANLRRALTYVTAIHIPIAGVALAPILLGLPPLLLPAHVVLMELIIDPTCALVFESQPNEPDAMLKPPHRRDEPLFGSRELWLGFVQGFVVFLTVMSVYIIDDGFGAPEPQARGLAFATLVVSNLVLALSDALPRGASLFSRDNLPFWGVAFAASAMLTASLYAPVISELLRFEPPPWPKLVLALTLAVIAGSWYGVWRRLLYPAPRAPREDAALTVDLR, from the coding sequence ATGAGGAATTTCAATTTACACGGCCTGACGTCAGAGGAAGCCGAGAGGCGTCTTGCCGAATTCGGGCCCAACGAGCAGCCAAGAGCTCCCCCGCCGGGCATATTCGCGATCGCGCTGCGAACCCTGAAAGAACCCATGTTCTTTCTGCTTGCGTCCGCCGCGCTGCTCTACCTTTTTGTCGGCGATCTGGGCGAGGGCCTGTTCATGGTCGCCGGCGCAGGCGCGTCGATTACTCTCGTTGTGCTGCAGGAGCTGCGAACCGAGCGCGCCCTTCAAGCGCTCAACCGACTGGCCGAACCGACCGCGACTTGTCTGCGCGACGGCGTCGAGCGGCGCATCCCTGCGCGCGATCTCGTCCCGGGCGACGTGATCCTCGTCGGCGAAGGGGAGCGCGCGCCGGCGGACGCGCTGCTGATCGGCGGCGACGCGCTCGTCGTCGACGAGTCCCTCCTTACTGGCGAGTCCGCCCCGGTGACGAAGACTCTCGCAAGCGAAGACCGCTCGGCGGAGTTTCCCGATCCTGGCGGCGAACATACGCCCTTCCTTTTTGCGGGAACCATGATCGCGCGCGGATCGGGATTGGCCGAGGTCGTGCGCACCGGCGCGCGCACGGCGATGGGCCGTCTTGGCGCCTCGCTCGCCGCGATCGAGGCCGAGCCCAGTCCTCTGCAGCAAAGAACCGGCAGGCTGGTCGCCACGCTCGGCGCCTTCGCTCTCATCTTTTGCGTCTTGGTGTTCCTTGCCTATTGGCGCGTGCAGGGCGACTGGTTTGAGGGCGCCATCGCCGGCATCACGCTCGCCATCGACCTTTTGCCGGAAGAATTTCCGATGGTGCTCGCGATCTTCCTCGCGCTCGGCGCTTTTCGGCTGGCGCGCCGCAACGTGCTCGTGCGTCGTACTTCGGTGACCGAGACGCTGGGGTCTACGTCGATTCTCTGTGTCGACAAGACCGGAACGCTGACGCAGAACCGCATGCGCGTCGCGTTCGCTATTTCCGAAAGTGACCAGGCGATCGATGCGCCGCTTGCGGATGCGGGGCGACGCATGCTCGTCCGCGTCGCCTTGCGCGCCTCATCGGCGAATCCCGTCGATCCGATGGATCGCGCCGTGCACGCCTTCGCGGCGGAAGCGGGCGTCGCATCGGAAGCCGTACCCCTTTGCAGCTTCCCGATCCGCCCGGACCTGCTCGCCTTCATTCAGTGCTGGCGCGATGAGTCGGGTGAGAGCTACGCCGCGAAAGGCGCGCCGGAAGCAATCTTCAAACTCGCGCGAGTCTCGGACGAAGAGCGCGCTCGCCTTCAGACGAAAATCGACGATCTGGCGCATCGCGGCCTGCGCGTGCTTGGCGTCGCGACGACGGCGCCGCTGCCGCAAGCGCCGCCGCCGGAAGCGGCGTCATTCAATTTCATCGGTCTGCTGGCCTTTGAGGATCCGCTTCGCGAGGACGTCCCCGCAGCCGTCGCGGCCGCGCGGCGCGCGGGCGTCGCGGTGGCGATGATCACGGGCGACTATCCTGCGACGGCGCTCGCCATCGCGCGGCAAGCGGGCATCAATTGTGAAGCCGGCGTGCTCACCGGCGCTGAGATCGCGGCGACGCCGAACGAACTTCGTCCTGAAAAAATCCGCAACATGCGCGTCTTCGCCCGCGTGACGCCGACAAGCAAGCTGGCGCTGGTCGAGGCGTTCAAAGCCGACGGCCATATCGTCGCCATGACCGGCGACGGCGTCAATGACGGGCCGGCGCTCGCCGCCGCGCATATTGGCATCGCCATGGGCCAGCGCGGCTCGGACGTGGCGCGCGAAGCCGCGCATATCGTGCTGCTTGACGACAGCTTTGCGTCGATCGTCGCCGGCGTGGCGCTGGGGCGGCGCATCTTCGCCAATCTCCGTCGCGCGCTCACCTATGTGACGGCAATTCACATTCCGATCGCCGGCGTCGCACTTGCGCCAATCCTGCTGGGGTTGCCGCCTCTGCTGCTGCCGGCGCATGTCGTGCTGATGGAGTTGATCATCGACCCGACCTGCGCGCTCGTTTTCGAGTCGCAGCCCAATGAACCCGACGCCATGCTCAAACCGCCTCACCGGCGCGATGAGCCGCTTTTTGGTTCGCGCGAACTCTGGCTCGGCTTCGTTCAGGGCTTCGTCGTCTTCCTGACCGTCATGTCGGTCTACATCATCGACGATGGATTTGGCGCGCCGGAGCCGCAGGCGCGCGGTCTCGCCTTCGCAACCCTTGTCGTCAGCAATCTCGTGCTCGCGCTCTCGGATGCGCTTCCGCGCGGCGCCTCGCTGTTTTCGCGCGATAATCTGCCGTTCTGGGGCGTCGCCTTCGCGGCCAGCGCGATGTTGACGGCCAGCCTTTACGCGCCTGTCATCTCGGAGCTTCTGCGCTTCGAGCCTCCCCCATGGCCAAAACTGGTTCTGGCGCTGACGCTCGCAGTGATTGCGGGAAGCTGGTACGGCGTTTGGCGTCGATTGCTCTATCCGGCGCCACGCGCGCCGCGAGAAGACGCGGCCCTTACTGTCGATTTGCGCTGA
- a CDS encoding OmpP1/FadL family transporter — MKKSNSRSFFLFSLTAIAALAPSLSFGADGYFLTGYGPRQRALGGAGVADSRDAMAMSINPAGIVGLERMFQVGLGVSLPERGYSTVGQPVVLAPGDVRSGRPLFPVPNGAYVQPIDAESAWGVANYGNGGLNTAYDFGHFKPPVKAGPGGVITVSPSFGGILGGGWAGLDLQQSFLSATYARKFGPITVGFSPTLAIQMFNAQGLKILSPYSSNMYNFSDMAYDWSVGGGFRVGVEWRATNELRFGLAGATPMFMSKLEKYRGLIADQGSFDIPATLIAGVAYDLLPNLTLMADWRHIFYSATTAGNASFPIWYGSFGSSGGSGFDWRDTDSASFGAEWRTASKLTLRVGYHYSTLLMRERSATLAALAPLVGAHAVTGGFGYQLTKNSSIDFAALYDFKNSVSYFENAPFVGRAFFPAVPLNVLPHYNTNATITAWGRATQFTVGYNYKWDAGDTSWIPSHF, encoded by the coding sequence ATGAAAAAATCGAATTCGCGCAGCTTCTTCCTCTTCTCGCTAACCGCAATCGCAGCGCTTGCGCCGTCCCTCTCCTTCGGCGCCGACGGCTATTTCCTTACAGGCTATGGTCCGCGTCAGAGAGCCCTAGGCGGCGCTGGCGTCGCGGACTCGCGAGACGCAATGGCCATGTCGATCAACCCGGCTGGCATTGTCGGACTCGAACGGATGTTTCAAGTCGGACTCGGCGTGAGCCTCCCCGAGCGCGGGTATTCGACCGTTGGGCAGCCGGTGGTCCTGGCGCCTGGCGATGTCAGGAGCGGTCGACCGCTCTTTCCGGTGCCAAACGGGGCCTATGTCCAACCGATCGACGCGGAGTCCGCATGGGGCGTCGCCAATTACGGCAACGGCGGCCTCAATACCGCCTATGACTTTGGGCATTTCAAGCCTCCGGTTAAAGCGGGCCCGGGAGGCGTGATTACGGTCTCTCCTTCATTCGGCGGCATCCTCGGCGGCGGCTGGGCGGGCCTGGATCTTCAACAGTCTTTTTTGAGCGCGACCTACGCCCGAAAATTCGGTCCGATCACTGTGGGCTTCTCACCCACGCTCGCGATCCAGATGTTTAACGCGCAAGGACTGAAAATCCTCTCTCCCTACTCGTCCAACATGTACAACTTTTCCGACATGGCCTATGATTGGTCGGTCGGCGGCGGGTTCCGGGTCGGCGTCGAGTGGCGCGCGACGAATGAATTGCGCTTTGGCCTTGCCGGCGCGACGCCCATGTTCATGTCGAAGCTGGAAAAATATCGGGGACTTATTGCGGACCAGGGCAGTTTTGACATTCCGGCGACGCTGATCGCCGGCGTCGCCTATGACCTGCTGCCCAACCTCACGCTGATGGCCGACTGGAGACACATCTTCTACTCGGCGACCACTGCTGGTAACGCAAGTTTTCCCATCTGGTACGGGTCGTTCGGCTCGTCTGGCGGCAGCGGCTTTGATTGGCGCGACACCGATTCCGCCTCCTTCGGCGCCGAATGGCGCACCGCGTCAAAGCTGACGCTGCGCGTAGGCTACCATTACTCGACCTTGCTGATGAGAGAGCGCTCCGCGACGCTTGCGGCGCTGGCGCCTCTCGTCGGCGCCCACGCCGTCACCGGCGGCTTCGGCTATCAGCTGACGAAGAATTCGTCGATCGATTTCGCCGCCCTTTACGACTTCAAGAATTCGGTCAGCTATTTCGAAAACGCGCCCTTTGTCGGCCGCGCCTTCTTTCCTGCGGTTCCGCTCAACGTTCTTCCCCATTATAATACGAACGCGACAATCACCGCCTGGGGACGCGCCACCCAGTTCACGGTCGGCTACAACTACAAATGGGATGCAGGCGATACGTCCTGGATCCCCAGTCATTTCTGA
- a CDS encoding Mrp/NBP35 family ATP-binding protein — MATEADILKALEGLYGPGGAPLAGAVSGVNLSGAKAFVSLAGDPSQTQAWEAARAAAERAIRAAPGIEQAIVTLTAERASRPETQPPRAQAHAHAHAHAHGAGAPPPQQKAGIPALEKIRFIVAVASGKGGVGKSTTSANLALGLAAQGWRVGVLDADVYGPSMPRLFGLTDKPKVEGGKLAPLEAYGVKIMSMGFLVDENVPMVWRGPMVSQAISQMLGEVAWGELDALVIDMPPGTGDVQLTIAQQVPLAGAVIVSTPQDLALIDARRAVSMFQKVEAPILGVIENMSYFLCPHCGGRSEIFAHGGARHDAEQMGVPFLGEAPLDIKIRQTSDAGTPVVGAEPDSQQAAVYLNLAAKVKTLLETQKTRAAPKIVVG, encoded by the coding sequence GTGGCGACGGAAGCTGACATTTTGAAGGCTCTGGAAGGGCTCTACGGGCCGGGCGGAGCGCCGCTCGCCGGCGCGGTGAGCGGCGTCAATCTGTCGGGCGCCAAAGCCTTCGTTTCGCTGGCCGGCGATCCGAGCCAGACGCAGGCCTGGGAGGCGGCGCGAGCAGCGGCCGAGCGCGCGATCAGGGCGGCGCCCGGCATCGAGCAGGCTATCGTGACCTTGACGGCCGAACGCGCCTCTCGCCCCGAGACTCAGCCGCCTCGGGCTCAAGCCCATGCTCATGCCCATGCCCATGCGCATGGGGCCGGCGCGCCGCCGCCTCAACAAAAAGCCGGAATTCCGGCGCTCGAAAAAATCCGCTTCATTGTCGCCGTCGCCTCGGGCAAGGGCGGCGTCGGCAAGTCGACGACGTCGGCCAATCTGGCGCTCGGCCTCGCCGCTCAGGGCTGGCGCGTCGGCGTGCTCGACGCCGACGTCTATGGCCCCTCGATGCCGCGGCTTTTCGGCTTGACTGACAAACCCAAGGTCGAAGGCGGCAAGCTCGCGCCGCTCGAAGCCTATGGCGTGAAGATCATGTCGATGGGTTTCCTCGTTGACGAGAACGTGCCGATGGTCTGGCGCGGACCGATGGTGTCGCAGGCGATTTCGCAAATGCTCGGCGAAGTCGCCTGGGGAGAGCTCGACGCGCTGGTGATCGATATGCCGCCGGGAACGGGCGACGTTCAGCTCACCATCGCGCAGCAAGTCCCGCTCGCCGGCGCGGTGATCGTCTCGACGCCGCAGGATTTGGCGCTGATCGACGCGCGGCGCGCCGTGTCGATGTTCCAGAAAGTCGAGGCGCCTATCCTCGGCGTCATTGAAAATATGAGCTACTTCCTCTGCCCGCACTGCGGCGGCCGCTCGGAGATTTTCGCGCACGGCGGCGCGCGCCACGACGCTGAACAGATGGGCGTGCCTTTCCTGGGCGAGGCGCCGCTGGACATCAAGATCCGTCAGACCTCGGACGCCGGGACTCCCGTCGTGGGCGCCGAGCCCGACAGCCAGCAGGCCGCCGTCTATCTCAATCTCGCGGCGAAGGTGAAAACCCTGCTCGAAACGCAGAAAACACGCGCTGCGCCAAAGATCGTCGTCGGCTGA
- a CDS encoding GDCCVxC domain-containing (seleno)protein yields the protein MRRPVRQWILRGRNGRLTNSDQAHEEADLQLQSPLACPHCARAETLDMPLDACVVLHFCPGCGARLTPKTGDCCVFCSYGDVPCPPVQADDDCCGRPMDGAR from the coding sequence TTGCGCCGACCCGTTCGGCAATGGATTCTGCGTGGTCGGAACGGCCGCCTGACCAATTCGGATCAGGCGCACGAAGAGGCGGACTTGCAGCTTCAATCGCCCCTCGCCTGTCCGCACTGCGCGCGCGCGGAAACGCTCGATATGCCGCTGGACGCCTGCGTGGTCTTGCATTTTTGCCCGGGATGCGGCGCGCGGCTGACGCCAAAGACGGGAGACTGCTGCGTGTTCTGCTCCTATGGCGACGTTCCATGCCCGCCCGTGCAGGCAGATGACGATTGTTGCGGCCGTCCGATGGACGGGGCGCGCTAA
- a CDS encoding VOC family protein, translating to MSMKYSVSIDVPQLEDGLRFYRDALGLPEIARPIPTYVLLKCGNSQIGLIEKSAGSKPAQGTDEVRRYERHWTPVHIDFHVDDFEAFLTNAVNAGAKCEQKFEGGARPPIAFCADPFGNGFCVVGTAA from the coding sequence ATGAGCATGAAATACTCAGTTTCAATCGACGTTCCGCAGCTTGAAGACGGACTGCGATTTTATCGCGACGCCTTGGGACTGCCCGAGATCGCTCGACCTATTCCCACATATGTCCTGCTCAAATGTGGAAACTCCCAAATCGGACTGATCGAGAAGTCGGCTGGAAGCAAACCGGCCCAGGGAACAGACGAGGTTCGTCGATATGAGCGACACTGGACGCCCGTTCATATCGACTTTCACGTCGACGATTTTGAAGCCTTTTTGACAAATGCAGTGAACGCAGGCGCGAAATGTGAGCAGAAATTCGAAGGCGGCGCCCGCCCGCCCATAGCATTTTGCGCCGACCCGTTCGGCAATGGATTCTGCGTGGTCGGAACGGCCGCCTGA
- a CDS encoding 2-oxo acid dehydrogenase subunit E2, producing MNAPARFAPGDRIFASPLARRLAKEGGLDLSALQGSGPHGRIIERDVQSALAHGGEAKAAPLAAAPSADITRKFFEAGSYEEIPHDNVRRAIARRLTDAIQTIPHFYLNVDCEIDALLRLREDYNSAAPLGSDDKPTWKTSVNDYVVKALALALQRKPEANVTYTPDALLRHKSSDIGVAVSIPGGLVTPIIRNAQAKSVREISDEIKELAGRARARKLKPHEYEGGVSAVSNLGMYGVQSFTAVINPPQSTILAVGQGEQRMIVKNGAPIVATMMSVTLSCDHRAVDGALGAELLAEFKHVVEHPAMMFV from the coding sequence ATGAACGCTCCCGCTCGCTTCGCCCCCGGCGACCGCATCTTCGCCTCGCCTCTCGCGCGCCGATTGGCGAAGGAGGGCGGCCTCGATCTTTCCGCGCTGCAAGGCTCCGGGCCGCATGGCCGGATCATCGAACGCGATGTACAATCGGCGCTCGCGCACGGAGGCGAGGCCAAGGCGGCGCCGCTTGCCGCAGCGCCATCGGCAGACATAACGCGCAAATTCTTCGAGGCTGGCTCTTACGAAGAAATTCCGCATGACAATGTGCGCAGGGCGATCGCGCGGCGGCTGACGGACGCGATCCAGACCATTCCGCATTTCTATCTCAATGTCGACTGCGAGATCGACGCGCTCTTGCGACTGCGCGAGGATTATAATTCCGCCGCGCCGCTCGGATCGGACGATAAACCGACGTGGAAAACGTCGGTCAATGATTACGTCGTCAAGGCGCTCGCCCTCGCGCTGCAGCGCAAGCCGGAAGCCAATGTCACCTATACGCCCGACGCATTGCTGCGCCACAAATCCTCGGACATCGGCGTCGCCGTGTCGATCCCCGGCGGGCTCGTGACGCCGATCATCCGCAATGCTCAGGCGAAATCGGTGCGCGAGATTTCCGACGAGATCAAGGAGCTTGCGGGGCGCGCCCGCGCCCGCAAGCTGAAGCCGCATGAATATGAAGGCGGCGTGTCGGCGGTGTCCAATCTCGGCATGTATGGCGTGCAGAGTTTCACCGCGGTGATCAATCCGCCGCAGTCGACGATCCTCGCGGTCGGGCAGGGCGAGCAGCGCATGATCGTGAAAAACGGCGCGCCGATCGTCGCGACGATGATGAGCGTCACGCTCTCCTGCGATCACCGCGCCGTCGACGGCGCTCTCGGCGCCGAGCTTTTGGCGGAATTCAAACATGTCGTCGAACATCCGGCGATGATGTTCGTGTGA
- a CDS encoding DUF29 domain-containing protein, which translates to MAASQLYDQDFYAWANEQAALLRAGKLSQADIEHIAEEIESLGKTEKRELASRLKVLILHLLKWRHQPFKRTPSWEVSIKIQRHELVEHLVDNPSLKPVIASVLQKVYPDAVLGAVLETGFPESTFPASCPWTFEEMMAEDFWPEG; encoded by the coding sequence ATGGCCGCGAGCCAGCTTTACGACCAGGATTTTTACGCCTGGGCCAACGAACAGGCGGCGCTGCTGCGCGCCGGAAAGCTCAGCCAGGCGGATATCGAGCATATTGCCGAGGAGATCGAGAGCTTGGGCAAGACCGAAAAACGGGAATTGGCCAGTCGCCTCAAAGTATTGATTCTTCACCTTCTGAAATGGCGACACCAGCCTTTCAAGCGAACGCCGAGCTGGGAGGTGTCCATTAAAATTCAGAGGCATGAACTCGTCGAGCACCTCGTCGACAACCCAAGCCTTAAGCCCGTAATTGCGAGCGTCCTGCAAAAAGTCTATCCGGACGCCGTTCTGGGCGCCGTGCTCGAAACGGGCTTTCCCGAGTCGACGTTTCCTGCGTCCTGCCCCTGGACCTTCGAAGAGATGATGGCCGAGGACTTCTGGCCGGAGGGGTAA